In Pseudomonas sp. R76, one genomic interval encodes:
- the rmuC gene encoding DNA recombination protein RmuC, whose product MAFDWTSIALGVAGAAVPLLAVCWQIQRRLSARMTGWELLEERLATAQLAQEGLAAQLDASRDEISDLSQANAAKQADLAAVRREVELLQIDRDNARDAAHAWNLDRSAKDTELRRLDALSAALRAELREQQDSHQQRLADLQGSRDELRAQFAELAGKIFDEREQRFAETSQERLGQLLDPLKERIQSFEKRVEESYQNEARERFSLAKELERLQQLNLRLSDEATNLTRALKGQKTQGNWGELILERVLEHAGLEKGREYQTQVSLKGPDGERFQPDVLIMLPGDKQVVVDSKVSLTAYQQYVAADDDVIGQAALKQHVLSLRNHVKGLAGKDYKRLEGLHSLDFVLLFVPIEAAFSAALQAEPNLFQEAFDRHIVIVSPTTLLATLRVIDSLWKQERQSQNAREIAERAGWLYDKFVLFIQDLDEVGNRLQQLDKAYSAARNKLTDGRGNLVSRTEQLRLLGARASKSLPADLLERAMTDSDGVAHLPE is encoded by the coding sequence ATGGCTTTTGACTGGACCAGTATTGCCTTGGGCGTCGCTGGCGCTGCAGTGCCTTTATTGGCCGTGTGCTGGCAGATTCAACGGCGGTTGAGCGCGCGCATGACCGGCTGGGAGCTGCTCGAAGAGCGCCTGGCCACCGCGCAGCTGGCCCAGGAAGGGCTGGCCGCGCAACTCGACGCCAGCCGCGACGAGATCAGCGACCTAAGCCAGGCCAACGCCGCCAAACAAGCTGACTTGGCGGCCGTGCGCCGTGAAGTCGAACTGCTGCAGATCGACCGCGATAACGCCCGCGACGCCGCCCATGCCTGGAACCTAGACCGCAGCGCCAAGGACACCGAGCTACGCCGTCTCGACGCGCTGTCGGCTGCACTGCGCGCTGAACTGCGCGAGCAACAGGACAGCCATCAACAGCGCCTTGCCGACCTGCAAGGCTCGCGGGACGAGCTGCGCGCGCAATTCGCCGAGCTGGCAGGGAAGATTTTCGACGAACGTGAACAGCGCTTTGCCGAAACCAGCCAGGAACGCCTCGGCCAGTTGCTCGACCCACTCAAGGAACGTATCCAGTCCTTCGAAAAGCGCGTGGAAGAAAGCTACCAGAATGAAGCGCGTGAGCGCTTTTCCCTGGCCAAGGAGCTTGAACGCCTGCAGCAACTGAACCTGCGTCTGTCGGACGAAGCCACCAACCTCACCCGTGCGCTCAAGGGCCAGAAAACCCAGGGTAACTGGGGCGAGTTGATCCTTGAACGTGTACTGGAACATGCCGGGCTGGAGAAGGGCCGCGAGTACCAGACTCAAGTCAGCCTCAAAGGCCCGGACGGCGAGCGCTTCCAGCCGGACGTGCTGATCATGTTGCCCGGCGACAAACAGGTGGTGGTCGACTCCAAGGTCAGCCTGACGGCCTATCAGCAATACGTGGCGGCAGACGATGACGTGATTGGCCAGGCTGCCCTGAAGCAGCACGTGCTGTCCTTGCGTAATCATGTCAAAGGTCTGGCCGGCAAGGACTACAAGCGCCTGGAAGGCCTGCACAGCCTGGATTTCGTGTTGTTGTTCGTGCCGATAGAAGCCGCATTTTCCGCCGCGTTGCAGGCCGAACCGAACCTGTTCCAGGAGGCGTTCGACCGCCATATCGTCATCGTCAGCCCCACGACCTTGCTCGCCACCCTGCGGGTTATCGACAGCCTGTGGAAGCAGGAACGCCAGAGCCAGAACGCGCGGGAAATTGCCGAGCGTGCCGGCTGGCTCTATGACAAGTTCGTGCTGTTTATCCAGGACCTGGATGAGGTGGGCAACCGCCTGCAGCAGTTGGATAAGGCTTACAGCGCGGCGCGAAACAAGCTGACGGATGGGCGTGGAAACCTGGTCAGTCGTACCGAGCAGTTAAGGTTGCTGGGCGCGCGTGCGAGTAAAAGCCTGCCGGCGGATTTGCTCGAGCGGGCGATGACCGATTCGGATGGCGTGGCGCATCTACCTGAATAA
- a CDS encoding OmpP1/FadL family transporter — MKKVMLKTTLSLAVTMASSQLFASGFALNEQDVAGMGTGFAGRSSSADNASTVYGNPAGMARLEGQQITGGVAAIDASTDIKNASGRSFGSNKGDMVPFTAVPFGFYTNKLNDQWAVGVGVYAPFGLVTDYERGFQGRSFGSYSKVSVITLQPTVSYAFNDRVSIGFGPTINRISGKLESELALSTNPAVPNTNVTIKGDDTAVGFNVGVLVQATDTTRVGLTYHSKVSYKLEGHTQVTAPNLTAPLLASGRYDASLSIDTPESYDLSVTQDLSDAWKLYAGSTWTRWSRLKDITVENQGVTRAGGLAAPQIVGTISEPQNWHDTWAYALGTSYQVTKQVVLRTGLTFDQSPTNNTDRSPRIPTGDRTIFSVGLGYEVMPNMIVDVAYSYLKEEPVKVNKVNALGSSYSAKYENSANGFGLGVTYKF; from the coding sequence ATGAAAAAAGTAATGCTCAAGACCACACTTAGCCTCGCCGTTACCATGGCCTCCTCCCAACTGTTTGCAAGCGGCTTCGCCTTGAACGAACAAGACGTCGCGGGCATGGGTACGGGTTTCGCAGGCCGTTCTTCTTCTGCCGATAACGCCAGCACTGTGTACGGTAACCCTGCCGGTATGGCTCGCCTCGAAGGCCAGCAGATTACCGGTGGTGTAGCCGCTATCGATGCCTCGACTGACATCAAAAACGCCAGCGGCCGTTCTTTCGGCAGTAACAAAGGCGACATGGTGCCCTTCACAGCGGTCCCGTTTGGTTTCTACACCAACAAACTCAATGATCAGTGGGCCGTCGGCGTTGGTGTTTATGCACCTTTCGGCCTGGTTACCGATTATGAGAGGGGCTTCCAGGGTCGCTCGTTCGGCAGCTACAGCAAAGTGTCGGTCATCACCTTGCAGCCAACCGTCAGCTACGCCTTCAACGATCGGGTTTCCATCGGTTTTGGCCCGACCATCAACCGTATTTCCGGCAAGCTGGAATCTGAGTTGGCTCTGTCGACAAACCCGGCTGTCCCGAATACCAACGTCACGATCAAAGGTGACGATACGGCTGTTGGCTTCAACGTCGGCGTGCTGGTACAAGCCACCGATACCACGCGCGTGGGCCTGACTTACCACTCCAAAGTCAGCTACAAGCTTGAAGGCCACACCCAAGTAACGGCACCGAACCTGACGGCTCCACTGCTGGCAAGCGGCCGCTACGATGCGTCGTTGAGCATTGATACGCCTGAGTCTTACGACCTGTCCGTGACACAGGACCTGAGCGATGCCTGGAAACTCTACGCCGGTTCCACCTGGACTCGCTGGAGCCGCCTGAAAGACATCACCGTCGAAAACCAGGGCGTTACCCGAGCTGGCGGCCTTGCCGCTCCGCAGATCGTGGGTACCATCAGCGAGCCACAGAACTGGCATGACACCTGGGCGTATGCCTTGGGTACTTCGTACCAAGTCACCAAACAAGTGGTACTGCGTACCGGCCTGACTTTCGACCAGTCGCCAACCAACAACACCGACCGTTCGCCACGCATCCCTACCGGTGACCGGACCATTTTCAGTGTTGGCCTGGGCTACGAAGTAATGCCGAACATGATCGTCGACGTGGCTTACTCCTACCTTAAGGAAGAGCCAGTCAAGGTCAACAAGGTCAACGCGCTGGGCTCGTCCTACAGCGCCAAGTACGAAAACAGCGCCAACGGCTTCGGCCTGGGTGTGACGTACAAGTTCTGA
- a CDS encoding glutathione peroxidase, protein MLMRWLAVPVLMAVGSVAMAANCPPLLEGQLPKLRAKESIDLCQRFAGKPLVIVNTASFCGFAPQFKGLEALYQRYKGQGLEVIGVPSDDFKQEAKTGEETAKVCYVNYGVTFTMTEPQTVKGPDAVHLFKILAQQTSAPKWNFYKYVVDRQGKVIANFSSLTKPDSPDLIEAVEAALASKP, encoded by the coding sequence ATGCTGATGCGCTGGCTCGCTGTACCCGTCCTGATGGCTGTTGGCAGCGTGGCCATGGCCGCCAATTGCCCGCCGTTGCTGGAGGGCCAATTGCCCAAGTTGCGGGCCAAGGAATCCATCGATTTGTGTCAGCGCTTTGCTGGCAAGCCGCTGGTGATCGTCAATACCGCCAGCTTCTGTGGCTTTGCGCCGCAGTTCAAAGGTCTTGAAGCCTTGTATCAGCGCTACAAGGGGCAAGGGCTGGAAGTGATCGGCGTGCCGTCCGATGACTTCAAGCAGGAAGCCAAGACCGGTGAAGAGACTGCCAAGGTCTGTTACGTGAATTACGGCGTGACCTTTACGATGACCGAGCCGCAGACGGTAAAGGGGCCGGATGCGGTGCATCTGTTCAAGATCCTGGCGCAGCAGACCAGTGCGCCGAAGTGGAATTTCTATAAGTACGTGGTGGATCGCCAGGGCAAGGTGATTGCCAATTTCTCGAGTTTGACCAAGCCCGATAGCCCGGATTTGATCGAGGCGGTGGAGGCGGCGCTAGCTTCGAAGCCCTGA
- a CDS encoding MFS transporter, whose translation MTSMWRTSGWVLVGSALILALSLGVRHGFGLFLAPMSMEFGWGRETFAFAIALQNLIWGLAQPFTGALADRFGATKAVFVGGVLYAVGLVLMGMSDSAWSLSLSAGLLIGIGLSGTSFSVILGVVGRAVPPEKRSMAMGIASAAGSFGQFAMVPGTLGLISWLGWSAALLALGLMVALILPLVAMLKDKPLPVMVGQQTLREALKEACSHSGFWLLAFGFFVCGFQVVFIGVHLPAYLVDQHLPATVGTTVLALIGLFNVFGTYTAGWLGGRMSKPRLLTGLYLLRAVVIVLFLWAPVTEVTAYLFGMAMGFLWLSTVPLTNGTVATLFGVRNLSMLGGIVFLFHQLGSFLGGWLGGVVYDRTGNYDLIWQVAILLSLLAAALNWPVRERPVARLQTQMEAA comes from the coding sequence ATGACCTCGATGTGGCGCACCAGTGGCTGGGTTCTTGTGGGGAGTGCGCTGATCCTGGCGTTGTCGTTGGGCGTGCGGCATGGCTTCGGCTTGTTCCTGGCGCCGATGAGCATGGAGTTCGGCTGGGGCCGTGAGACCTTTGCCTTCGCCATCGCCCTGCAAAACCTGATCTGGGGCCTGGCACAGCCGTTTACCGGCGCCCTGGCCGACCGTTTCGGCGCCACCAAGGCGGTATTTGTCGGCGGGGTACTTTACGCCGTGGGCCTGGTGTTGATGGGCATGTCCGACTCGGCGTGGTCGTTGTCGCTTAGCGCAGGGTTACTGATTGGCATCGGCCTGTCGGGCACGTCGTTCTCGGTCATTCTCGGTGTTGTCGGCCGCGCCGTGCCGCCGGAAAAGCGCAGCATGGCCATGGGCATCGCCAGCGCAGCAGGTTCTTTCGGCCAATTTGCCATGGTGCCGGGCACCTTGGGCCTGATCAGCTGGTTGGGCTGGTCGGCCGCCTTGCTCGCACTGGGTTTGATGGTGGCGCTGATCCTGCCGCTGGTGGCGATGCTCAAGGACAAACCGCTGCCCGTGATGGTCGGCCAGCAAACGCTGCGTGAAGCGCTGAAAGAGGCCTGCTCCCATTCCGGGTTCTGGTTGCTGGCGTTCGGCTTTTTCGTATGCGGGTTCCAGGTGGTGTTTATTGGTGTGCACCTGCCGGCGTATCTGGTGGACCAGCATCTGCCGGCCACGGTCGGCACCACGGTGCTGGCGTTGATCGGCCTGTTTAATGTGTTTGGTACGTACACGGCGGGATGGCTCGGCGGGCGCATGTCCAAGCCGCGTTTGCTCACCGGCTTGTACCTGCTGCGCGCGGTGGTGATCGTGTTGTTCCTGTGGGCGCCGGTGACCGAAGTCACGGCCTACCTGTTTGGCATGGCCATGGGCTTTTTGTGGCTGTCCACCGTGCCGCTGACCAACGGCACCGTCGCCACCTTGTTTGGCGTGCGCAACCTGTCGATGCTCGGCGGTATTGTGTTCCTGTTCCACCAGCTCGGTTCGTTCCTCGGCGGCTGGTTGGGTGGGGTGGTTTATGATCGAACCGGTAACTACGATTTGATCTGGCAGGTGGCTATTCTGCTGAGCCTGCTCGCTGCCGCGCTGAATTGGCCGGTGCGCGAGCGGCCGGTGGCGCGTTTGCAGACGCAAATGGAGGCGGCATGA
- a CDS encoding MarR family winged helix-turn-helix transcriptional regulator yields the protein MLASQCLCTNLRRAARGVSRHYDGALDGFGINVAQYSLLCNLQRLDQPSISSLAEAMGLDRSTLGRNLRVLEGEGLVQLVEGDDLRNRLVLLTAAGEERLAAALPAWEAAQQKLIDRLGAEKRETLLALLDELA from the coding sequence ATGCTTGCCTCCCAATGTTTATGCACCAACCTGCGACGTGCCGCCCGTGGCGTCAGCAGGCATTACGACGGCGCTCTCGACGGCTTCGGGATCAACGTCGCCCAGTATTCTTTGCTGTGTAACCTGCAGCGCCTCGACCAACCGAGCATTTCCAGCCTGGCCGAAGCCATGGGCCTGGATCGCAGCACGTTAGGGCGCAACCTGCGGGTGTTGGAAGGCGAAGGCCTGGTGCAGTTGGTTGAGGGTGACGACCTGCGCAACCGCCTGGTGCTGTTGACGGCGGCCGGCGAAGAACGCCTGGCTGCCGCCTTGCCGGCGTGGGAAGCGGCGCAGCAGAAATTAATTGACCGGTTAGGCGCCGAAAAGCGCGAAACCCTGTTGGCCTTGCTGGACGAACTCGCCTGA
- a CDS encoding adenosylcobinamide-GDP ribazoletransferase produces the protein MLPFWIALQFLSSLPIRLPGMPQPQELGRSLLFYPLVGLLFGLLLWALNTALMGAPLLLHAALLLTAWVLLSGGLHLDGLADSADAWLGGFGDRERTLTIMKDPRSGPIAVVTLGLVLLLKFTALVALIEQHNGAALILAPLIGRASMLALFLTTRYVRAGGLGQALADHLPRVVGQQVLILSGLACILIGGFSGGVAVLLAALCFIGLRQLMVNRLGGTTGDTAGALLELLEVAVLVGLAL, from the coding sequence ATGTTGCCGTTCTGGATCGCCCTGCAATTTCTCAGCAGCCTGCCGATTCGTCTGCCGGGCATGCCGCAGCCTCAGGAGTTGGGGCGTTCGCTGCTGTTTTATCCGCTGGTGGGGTTGTTGTTCGGGTTGCTGTTATGGGCGCTGAATACAGCACTGATGGGCGCGCCGTTGTTGCTGCACGCCGCGTTGTTGCTGACGGCCTGGGTGCTGCTCAGTGGCGGTCTGCACCTGGACGGCCTGGCGGACAGCGCCGATGCCTGGCTCGGCGGCTTTGGCGACCGCGAGCGCACGCTGACCATCATGAAAGACCCGCGCAGCGGGCCGATTGCCGTGGTCACCCTGGGCTTGGTATTGCTGCTCAAGTTCACCGCGCTGGTGGCCTTGATCGAGCAGCACAACGGCGCGGCGCTGATTCTAGCGCCGCTGATCGGGCGGGCTTCGATGCTGGCGCTGTTCCTCACCACACGCTATGTGCGTGCAGGCGGATTGGGGCAGGCGCTGGCGGATCATCTGCCGAGGGTTGTCGGCCAGCAAGTGCTGATCCTCAGTGGCCTGGCCTGCATCCTGATCGGCGGTTTCAGTGGCGGGGTTGCCGTTTTGCTCGCGGCCCTGTGCTTTATCGGGCTGCGTCAGTTGATGGTCAATCGGCTCGGCGGCACCACTGGCGACACCGCAGGAGCCCTGCTGGAGCTGCTGGAAGTCGCGGTGTTGGTCGGCTTGGCGCTGTAA
- the cobC gene encoding alpha-ribazole phosphatase family protein — protein sequence MTLHLDLLRHGETELGGGLRGSLDDALTARGWAQMRAAVLEQGPWDRLISSPLQRCALFAHELGARLNLPVSLEKDLQELHFGAWEGQSAAALMETDAEGLGRFWADPYAFTPPEGERVSDFSERVLGAVSRLHQAYAGERVLLISHGGVMRLLLAQARGLPRAQLLNVEVGHGGLFSLQVTVDGVLKEGI from the coding sequence ATGACCTTGCACCTGGACCTGCTGCGCCACGGCGAAACCGAGCTGGGCGGTGGCCTGCGCGGCAGCCTCGACGATGCGTTGACGGCCAGGGGCTGGGCGCAGATGCGCGCCGCCGTGCTGGAACAGGGGCCGTGGGACCGGTTGATCAGTTCGCCGCTGCAACGCTGCGCGCTGTTTGCCCATGAGCTGGGCGCGCGGCTGAATCTGCCGGTGAGCCTGGAAAAGGATCTGCAGGAGCTGCACTTCGGTGCATGGGAAGGGCAGAGCGCCGCAGCGCTGATGGAGACCGACGCTGAAGGGCTGGGCCGGTTCTGGGCCGATCCGTACGCTTTTACGCCGCCTGAGGGCGAGCGCGTCAGCGACTTTTCCGAGCGTGTTCTCGGCGCCGTTTCACGTCTGCATCAGGCCTATGCCGGTGAGCGTGTGTTGTTGATCAGCCACGGTGGCGTAATGCGCCTGCTGCTGGCGCAGGCGCGCGGCTTGCCTCGGGCGCAACTGCTGAATGTCGAAGTCGGCCACGGCGGGCTGTTCAGCCTGCAGGTGACAGTCGACGGCGTGTTAAAGGAAGGAATCTGA
- the cobT gene encoding nicotinate-nucleotide--dimethylbenzimidazole phosphoribosyltransferase, whose translation MTDTWWLNPCKAVDASAHAQALARQQQLTKPAGSLGQLEAVAVQLAGLQGQVKPLVDHVWIAIFAGDHGVVAEGVSAFPQEVTGQMLHNFVSGGAAISVLARQLNAQLEVVDLGTVTPSLNLPGVRHLNIGAGTANFVNGPAMTEAQGRLALQAGRDSARRALDNGAQLFIGGEMGIGNTAAASALACALLDCAVSDLTGPGTGLNAQGVSHKVAVIERALALHAGQRGNALHTLFNLGGFEIAALVGAYLACAQEGIVVLVDGFICTVAALVATRLNPACREWLVFGHRGAEPGHRHVLQSLDAQPLLELGLRLGEGSGAALAVPMLRLACALHGQMATFAEAAVADRPA comes from the coding sequence ATGACTGACACCTGGTGGCTCAACCCCTGTAAAGCCGTCGATGCTTCGGCACATGCACAAGCGCTGGCTCGCCAGCAGCAACTGACCAAACCGGCCGGCTCCCTCGGCCAGTTGGAGGCCGTGGCGGTGCAGCTGGCCGGGCTGCAAGGCCAGGTCAAGCCGCTGGTGGATCACGTATGGATCGCCATTTTCGCCGGTGACCACGGCGTGGTCGCAGAAGGCGTGTCGGCATTTCCCCAGGAAGTGACCGGGCAGATGCTGCACAACTTTGTCAGTGGTGGCGCGGCCATCAGTGTGTTGGCGCGGCAGTTGAATGCGCAGCTGGAAGTCGTCGACCTTGGCACGGTCACGCCGTCGCTGAATCTGCCCGGTGTGCGTCACCTGAACATCGGCGCGGGCACGGCCAACTTCGTCAACGGCCCGGCCATGACTGAGGCCCAGGGGCGGTTGGCCCTGCAAGCCGGTCGCGACAGCGCACGCCGTGCACTGGATAACGGCGCCCAGCTGTTTATCGGTGGCGAGATGGGCATCGGCAACACCGCCGCCGCCAGCGCCTTGGCGTGCGCGTTGCTCGATTGCGCGGTGAGTGACCTGACCGGTCCGGGCACCGGTTTGAATGCCCAGGGCGTCAGCCACAAGGTGGCCGTCATCGAACGCGCGCTGGCGCTGCATGCCGGGCAACGGGGTAACGCGCTGCACACGCTGTTCAACCTCGGCGGTTTTGAAATTGCCGCGCTGGTGGGGGCGTATCTGGCCTGCGCCCAGGAAGGCATCGTGGTGCTGGTGGACGGGTTTATCTGCACGGTCGCCGCCTTGGTTGCCACGCGCCTGAACCCGGCATGCCGTGAGTGGCTGGTGTTTGGTCATCGTGGCGCCGAACCAGGCCATCGTCATGTGCTGCAAAGCCTCGACGCGCAACCGTTGCTGGAGCTGGGTCTGCGCCTGGGTGAAGGCAGCGGCGCGGCGCTGGCCGTGCCGATGTTGCGCCTGGCGTGTGCGCTGCACGGGCAGATGGCGACGTTCGCCGAAGCGGCCGTGGCAGATCGCCCGGCATGA
- the cobU gene encoding bifunctional adenosylcobinamide kinase/adenosylcobinamide-phosphate guanylyltransferase: MYQLILGGARSGKSRLAERLASESGLDVIYIATSQPLDGEVTERVALHRQRRPEHWGLVEEPVELARVLRENASAERCLLVDCLTLWLTNLLMLEDPARLAFERDQLLETLASLPGEIMFVSNETGLGVVPLGELTRRYVDEAGWLHQALAERCQRVVLTVAGLPLTLKGTAL, from the coding sequence ATGTATCAACTGATCCTCGGCGGTGCCCGTTCCGGCAAGAGCCGCCTCGCCGAACGGCTCGCCAGTGAGAGCGGCCTGGATGTCATCTACATTGCCACCAGCCAACCGCTGGACGGCGAGGTGACCGAGCGCGTCGCGCTGCATCGTCAGCGCCGTCCCGAGCACTGGGGGCTGGTCGAAGAGCCGGTCGAGCTCGCGCGCGTGTTGCGCGAAAACGCATCCGCCGAGCGCTGCTTGCTGGTGGATTGCCTGACGCTGTGGCTGACCAATCTGCTGATGCTCGAAGACCCGGCGCGCCTGGCGTTTGAGCGTGATCAACTGCTGGAAACCCTGGCTTCGTTGCCAGGGGAAATCATGTTTGTCAGCAACGAGACCGGTCTGGGTGTCGTGCCGCTGGGCGAATTGACTCGCCGCTATGTGGATGAAGCCGGTTGGCTGCATCAAGCCTTGGCCGAGCGGTGTCAGCGCGTTGTCCTGACCGTCGCCGGCCTGCCCTTGACTTTGAAAGGTACTGCGTTATGA
- a CDS encoding cobyric acid synthase: MSTLMVQGTTSDAGKSTLVTALCRWLVRQGIAVVPFKPQNMALNSAVTAEGGEIGRAQAVQAQAANLAPHTDMNPVLLKPNSDTGSQVIIHGRAVTSMNAVAYHDYKAIAMQAVLASHARLSAAYPVVMVEGAGSPAEINLRANDIANMGFAEAVDCPVLLIADINRGGVFAHLVGTLELLSPTEQARVKGFIINRFRGDIALLQPGLDWLEARTGKPVVGVLPYVMDLHLEAEDGIDQRQIDKAAQVLKVVVPVLPRISNHTDFDPLRLHPQVDLQFVGPGQAIPAADLMILPGSKSVRSDLAYLRANGWDTAVARHLRYGGKVLGICGGLQMLGEHVHDPLGLEGPAGSSEGLGLLAFSTTLEEEKQLRNVRGRLLLEDAEVSGYEIHAGVTAGNALSRAAVLLDDGRTDGAQSEDGQILGTYLHGLFETPAACSALLRWAGLQEVQEVDYHALRERDIERLADLVENHLDTDLLRKLCGI; encoded by the coding sequence ATGAGTACGCTGATGGTGCAAGGCACCACCTCCGATGCGGGCAAAAGCACCCTGGTGACTGCGTTGTGCCGCTGGCTGGTGCGCCAGGGCATCGCCGTAGTGCCATTCAAACCGCAGAACATGGCGCTCAACAGCGCCGTCACCGCTGAAGGCGGCGAGATCGGCCGCGCCCAGGCGGTGCAGGCCCAGGCCGCCAACCTGGCGCCGCACACCGACATGAACCCGGTGCTGCTCAAGCCCAACAGTGACACCGGTTCCCAGGTGATCATCCACGGCCGCGCCGTCACCAGCATGAACGCCGTGGCCTATCACGACTACAAAGCCATCGCGATGCAAGCGGTGCTGGCCTCCCACGCGCGTCTGAGCGCGGCCTACCCGGTGGTGATGGTGGAAGGTGCGGGCTCCCCGGCGGAGATCAACCTGCGCGCCAACGACATCGCCAATATGGGCTTCGCCGAGGCGGTGGATTGCCCGGTGCTGCTGATCGCCGATATCAATCGTGGGGGTGTGTTTGCCCATCTGGTCGGCACCCTCGAATTGCTGTCGCCTACGGAGCAGGCGCGGGTCAAGGGTTTCATCATCAACCGGTTTCGCGGCGATATCGCCTTGTTGCAGCCAGGGCTCGATTGGCTGGAAGCGCGCACCGGCAAACCGGTGGTCGGCGTGTTGCCCTATGTGATGGACCTGCACCTGGAGGCCGAAGACGGCATCGACCAGCGCCAGATCGACAAGGCCGCGCAAGTGCTCAAGGTGGTGGTGCCGGTGTTGCCGCGCATCAGCAACCACACGGATTTCGACCCGCTGCGCCTGCATCCGCAGGTCGACCTGCAGTTTGTCGGGCCCGGCCAGGCGATTCCGGCCGCTGACCTGATGATTCTGCCGGGCTCGAAAAGTGTACGCAGTGATTTGGCCTACCTGCGCGCCAACGGCTGGGACACGGCAGTGGCCCGGCACTTGCGCTATGGCGGCAAGGTACTGGGGATTTGCGGCGGGTTGCAGATGCTCGGTGAACACGTGCACGACCCGCTTGGGCTGGAAGGGCCTGCCGGGTCGAGTGAAGGCTTGGGCTTGCTGGCATTCAGTACGACGCTGGAAGAAGAAAAGCAGTTGCGCAATGTGCGTGGGCGCTTGTTGCTGGAGGACGCGGAGGTCAGCGGCTATGAAATCCATGCGGGTGTGACCGCCGGCAATGCCTTGTCGCGCGCCGCCGTGCTGCTCGATGACGGCCGTACTGACGGCGCCCAGAGTGAAGACGGCCAGATTCTTGGCACGTATCTGCATGGCTTGTTTGAAACGCCGGCGGCGTGCAGTGCACTGCTGCGCTGGGCTGGGCTGCAGGAGGTGCAAGAGGTGGATTACCACGCCCTGCGCGAGCGCGATATAGAGCGGTTGGCGGACCTTGTGGAGAACCATCTGGACACCGATTTGCTGCGTAAGCTGTGCGGGATCTGA